One region of Rhizobium sp. 007 genomic DNA includes:
- a CDS encoding MurR/RpiR family transcriptional regulator, with amino-acid sequence MNIKSSAPTAARHESILVRLQEDIDLLPNALARIAKYILENPEKVLHHSVAELGEFAGSGEASILRLCRQIGFSGFRDFKLALAAEIGRPGMPSVGSENADGALKTLHDTMAQNLGIAHSNADPETLTKVAAALAASRRIDLYGAGMSGVTAELLAYRLLRVGLTAVAFRNSNMAHEVANGLGPGCVAIGFSISGLSVDTVQFLKGARSAGAVTVAITNRSRSPLGEAANFTLQASGLHDRPIGGTLTPMVGKIFVIESVMLALGKAMEELVEK; translated from the coding sequence ATGAACATCAAGTCATCGGCACCAACAGCGGCACGGCACGAAAGCATCCTGGTTCGCTTGCAGGAGGACATCGACCTACTGCCGAATGCGCTTGCTCGCATCGCCAAGTACATCCTGGAAAATCCTGAAAAGGTGCTGCACCACTCGGTCGCCGAGTTGGGCGAATTCGCCGGCAGCGGCGAAGCAAGCATATTGCGGCTTTGCCGGCAGATAGGCTTTTCCGGATTTCGGGATTTCAAACTGGCGCTAGCCGCAGAGATCGGCCGTCCGGGAATGCCTTCAGTTGGTTCTGAAAATGCGGACGGCGCGCTGAAAACGCTGCATGACACCATGGCGCAAAACCTCGGCATCGCACACAGCAATGCCGATCCCGAAACGCTTACGAAGGTCGCCGCCGCACTTGCGGCAAGCCGAAGGATCGACCTCTACGGGGCGGGGATGTCGGGTGTGACGGCTGAACTGCTGGCCTACAGGCTCTTGCGGGTTGGACTTACGGCGGTGGCGTTCAGAAATTCCAATATGGCTCATGAAGTCGCCAACGGACTTGGCCCGGGATGCGTGGCGATCGGCTTCTCGATCTCCGGTCTGTCTGTTGATACCGTGCAATTTCTCAAGGGCGCCCGCTCGGCGGGGGCCGTGACCGTTGCCATCACCAACCGCTCTCGCAGCCCGCTTGGCGAGGCGGCGAACTTTACCCTGCAGGCGTCGGGCCTTCACGACCGCCCGATCGGCGGCACGCTGACCCCGATGGTCGGCAAGATCTTCGTGATCGAAAGCGTGATGCTGGCGCTGGGAAAGGCGATGGAGGAATTGGTCGAAAAATGA
- a CDS encoding ABC transporter ATP-binding protein produces the protein MAALDLHIDKISKRYDVTDVLRGVSLRVAPGEFVTLLGPSGCGKSTLLRIIAGLERADRGHVRAGGRGLDTVAPKDRDLAFVFQSYALYPHLSVYENIAAPLVMRELTSLERLPVIGARMPGAIQRKRSIEERVRQTSALLKLDALLDRRPAALSGGQRQRVALGRAMVRKPKIFLMDEPLANLDAALRIHTRGEIARLHKEMGTTTLFVTHDQAEAAALSDRVAVMFGGEIRQVAAPAALYRDPIDLDVARFLAQPFLNELAVTAPIGGGLMIGNSRLIIRDALGYREPGTLAFRPEHASLVSADQPGALPVQVARIEYSGTDAYVFADAEVGAQFVVRIAAERAHSMRGGETLGLSIDSEKAWFFPSSGSRQRRDRSRAA, from the coding sequence ATGGCAGCTTTGGACCTCCACATCGACAAGATCAGCAAGCGCTATGATGTGACGGATGTGCTCCGCGGCGTCTCGCTAAGGGTAGCCCCAGGGGAATTTGTGACGTTGCTTGGGCCGTCCGGCTGCGGCAAATCCACGCTTCTTCGCATCATAGCGGGATTGGAGCGCGCGGATCGCGGTCATGTGCGTGCAGGGGGTAGGGGATTGGACACCGTTGCGCCTAAGGATCGCGACTTGGCCTTCGTGTTCCAGAGCTACGCGCTTTATCCGCATCTGAGCGTCTATGAAAATATCGCAGCCCCCCTGGTCATGCGCGAACTGACTAGCTTGGAACGTCTTCCGGTTATCGGCGCTCGGATGCCCGGAGCCATCCAGCGCAAACGCTCGATCGAAGAGCGGGTCCGGCAGACCTCAGCGTTGCTCAAGCTTGACGCGCTGCTCGACCGCCGGCCGGCCGCACTCTCGGGTGGACAGCGACAGCGCGTGGCTTTGGGTCGCGCCATGGTGCGCAAGCCGAAGATCTTCCTGATGGATGAACCGTTGGCAAACCTGGATGCAGCGCTGCGCATCCATACGCGCGGCGAGATCGCCCGGCTGCACAAGGAAATGGGAACGACGACGTTGTTCGTGACCCATGACCAGGCCGAGGCAGCAGCGCTTTCGGACCGGGTCGCCGTCATGTTCGGCGGCGAGATCCGCCAAGTGGCGGCGCCCGCCGCTCTTTATCGCGATCCCATCGATCTCGATGTTGCCCGGTTCCTGGCTCAGCCATTCCTGAACGAACTGGCGGTGACCGCACCGATCGGGGGCGGGCTGATGATCGGCAACAGCAGGCTCATCATTCGCGATGCACTCGGGTACCGGGAACCCGGCACGCTGGCTTTCCGGCCGGAACATGCGTCCCTGGTAAGCGCGGACCAGCCGGGCGCGCTGCCGGTTCAGGTCGCACGCATCGAGTACTCTGGGACCGACGCTTACGTCTTTGCCGATGCTGAGGTGGGTGCGCAGTTCGTCGTCCGGATCGCGGCTGAACGCGCTCACTCAATGCGAGGCGGGGAGACCCTCGGACTGAGCATCGATTCGGAAAAGGCATGGTTCTTCCCCTCCAGCGGGTCGCGCCAGCGTCGCGACCGCAGCAGGGCAGCTTGA
- a CDS encoding sugar ABC transporter permease, with protein sequence MAVVNDIPISSLADNASTNDPLRACPRAGVILALPATLLIAALVIGPAILVFFLSFTDASLGLAGARFVGLANYTRMLTDPGFAQSLRNTALYVLVVVPSSIGWGLLVALLIAQSRFAAVYRTAYFLPVAATLVALATAWEAILHPSLGFANSLLLLLGASPVRFLSDPATAIYALAAIGVWQLVGFNMILFLAGLSTIPEELYEAAAIDGADRGLKRFLLVTWPMLAPVTLFVTVMTIIRAFSVFETVAVLTGGGPMKSTSVILYTFYEEGFRFFRVGYASAIAVSFFAFVTVLSLVQMRVSERQARWKNEGGRS encoded by the coding sequence ATGGCCGTGGTGAACGACATTCCGATCAGTTCCTTGGCTGACAACGCTTCAACCAACGATCCGCTACGCGCGTGCCCGCGCGCGGGGGTCATTCTGGCCTTGCCGGCGACGTTGTTGATTGCCGCTCTTGTGATCGGCCCCGCCATTCTCGTCTTCTTTCTGTCCTTCACGGACGCGTCCCTTGGTTTGGCTGGGGCTCGGTTCGTCGGGCTCGCCAACTACACCCGCATGCTGACCGATCCCGGCTTTGCGCAGAGCCTGCGCAACACGGCGCTTTACGTGCTTGTGGTCGTGCCTTCCTCTATCGGGTGGGGGCTTTTGGTCGCTCTCCTGATCGCCCAATCGCGGTTCGCGGCGGTCTATCGGACCGCCTACTTCCTGCCCGTGGCAGCGACCCTGGTGGCTCTTGCAACCGCGTGGGAAGCGATCCTGCATCCTAGTCTCGGTTTCGCAAACTCACTGCTGCTGCTTTTGGGCGCATCTCCCGTCAGGTTCCTGTCCGATCCGGCAACGGCCATCTATGCGCTTGCGGCAATCGGCGTCTGGCAGTTGGTGGGTTTCAACATGATCCTCTTCCTGGCCGGACTTTCGACCATTCCGGAAGAGCTTTACGAAGCGGCGGCGATCGATGGGGCGGACAGGGGATTGAAACGCTTCCTGCTCGTGACCTGGCCGATGCTGGCGCCGGTGACGCTGTTCGTCACGGTGATGACAATCATCCGCGCGTTTTCGGTGTTCGAAACGGTCGCTGTTCTCACAGGGGGCGGGCCGATGAAGTCCACGTCCGTCATTCTCTACACATTCTATGAAGAAGGCTTCCGGTTTTTCCGGGTGGGATATGCGTCGGCGATTGCCGTTTCCTTCTTCGCCTTCGTGACCGTCCTGTCGCTCGTCCAGATGCGCGTCTCCGAGCGCCAGGCGCGCTGGAAGAACGAAGGAGGCCGGTCATGA
- a CDS encoding carbohydrate ABC transporter permease has protein sequence MILAQSSASRLASHAVLMTGAIIMVLPFLWMLLASLTPQSEIFGGSLLPIPTVDGAIENYGNALSAIPLLRFMGNGIVVCLAILVLQIAVAIPCGYALAKLSFPGRPILLGAVLLGLLVPVQIPTIPIYIALAKSGLLDSYAALILPWSISVFAIFLFRQFFVTYPDEVLDAARLDGFRELSIAWRIMLPAAWPAVASFSIFSIVAHWNDLYWPLVVTTNPDMMMPSLGIAYFRQAGEGTGNVGALMAGGVLVTAPLVALFLLMQKHFIRGLVLGRH, from the coding sequence ATGATCCTGGCGCAGTCTTCCGCCTCACGCCTTGCCTCGCATGCCGTGCTTATGACCGGCGCGATCATCATGGTCTTGCCGTTTCTGTGGATGCTGCTTGCCTCGCTGACGCCGCAGAGCGAGATCTTCGGCGGCAGCCTTCTGCCGATCCCGACGGTTGACGGCGCAATCGAGAATTATGGCAACGCGCTCTCCGCCATTCCGCTTCTGCGGTTCATGGGAAACGGCATTGTTGTCTGCCTTGCAATTCTTGTGCTCCAGATCGCGGTTGCCATTCCTTGCGGCTATGCGCTTGCCAAGCTGTCTTTTCCCGGTCGCCCAATTCTACTTGGGGCCGTCCTTCTCGGACTTCTGGTGCCCGTTCAGATACCGACCATCCCGATCTACATCGCGCTCGCCAAATCCGGCCTGCTCGACAGCTATGCAGCTTTGATTCTGCCCTGGAGCATCTCGGTTTTTGCCATCTTCCTCTTCCGACAGTTCTTCGTCACCTATCCCGACGAGGTGCTCGATGCTGCGCGGCTTGATGGCTTCAGGGAGCTTTCGATCGCCTGGCGGATCATGCTGCCCGCGGCGTGGCCGGCGGTCGCCTCCTTCTCGATTTTCTCCATCGTGGCCCATTGGAATGATCTCTATTGGCCGCTGGTGGTGACGACAAACCCCGACATGATGATGCCTTCGCTCGGCATTGCCTATTTCCGGCAGGCGGGCGAGGGGACGGGAAATGTCGGTGCACTGATGGCCGGGGGCGTCCTCGTGACGGCGCCCTTGGTCGCTCTTTTTCTTCTCATGCAGAAGCACTTCATCCGGGGCCTGGTGCTCGGCCGACACTAG
- a CDS encoding ABC transporter substrate-binding protein, producing MKTLAMILAAGITTALAATPAQAETKLDVYYAWPEHEVIHKPIADRFMAEHPDIKINFRAAAPSYDEAVQTLIRQSMAGELPNVHYVGFNVLRPLVARGLVKPIDDLVAADHLIDNGYTDQVLSLATIDGHLYGLPFAMSTPVVYYNADLVKKAGGDPDKIPADWDSFVALAGKIGALGDGTSGMYYQLGSDDWATQNLVRNFGGQMMNDKESDIAIDGPAGQKAVELFKRFHTEGTQPAIDKSAARQLFTSGKLGFFFASAGSVSGFEGEIGDRFTLRTAKQPLGAEDATMPTGGMVAVILTDDPAKRAAAWDYVKFATSPEGQSIVVPNTGYMPTNTLALDKDHLAGFYDKHPNWYTSVLQTPRARPWFSWPGDNGVQIGQVLRDEMTAIALGSKEPEAALADMASQVRALLPKTN from the coding sequence GTGAAAACACTTGCCATGATCCTTGCCGCCGGTATCACTACGGCGCTAGCAGCCACGCCGGCGCAAGCCGAGACCAAACTCGACGTCTATTACGCCTGGCCAGAACACGAAGTGATCCATAAGCCGATCGCCGATCGCTTCATGGCGGAGCACCCGGACATCAAGATCAACTTCCGCGCTGCGGCGCCGAGTTATGATGAAGCTGTCCAGACGCTAATCCGCCAGAGCATGGCGGGCGAATTGCCGAACGTTCACTACGTCGGCTTCAACGTGCTGCGTCCGCTCGTCGCGCGTGGGCTCGTAAAGCCCATCGACGATCTGGTTGCCGCCGATCACCTGATTGATAACGGCTACACGGATCAGGTCCTGTCGCTCGCAACGATCGACGGCCATCTCTACGGTCTGCCCTTCGCCATGTCGACGCCGGTCGTTTATTACAATGCCGATCTCGTGAAGAAGGCTGGGGGCGATCCCGACAAGATCCCGGCCGACTGGGACAGCTTCGTTGCACTCGCGGGCAAGATCGGAGCGCTCGGCGACGGAACATCCGGCATGTATTACCAGCTTGGCTCGGACGACTGGGCCACGCAGAACCTGGTGCGCAACTTCGGCGGCCAAATGATGAACGACAAGGAGAGTGATATCGCTATTGACGGTCCCGCCGGCCAGAAAGCCGTTGAGCTGTTCAAGCGCTTCCATACTGAAGGCACTCAGCCGGCGATCGACAAGTCCGCTGCCCGCCAGCTCTTTACATCCGGCAAGCTTGGCTTCTTCTTCGCCTCCGCCGGCAGTGTGAGCGGTTTCGAAGGTGAAATCGGAGACCGGTTCACACTCCGCACGGCCAAGCAGCCGCTCGGCGCTGAAGATGCGACGATGCCGACTGGCGGCATGGTTGCGGTGATCCTCACCGACGATCCGGCCAAGCGCGCCGCTGCCTGGGACTACGTCAAGTTCGCCACAAGTCCTGAAGGCCAGAGCATTGTCGTGCCGAATACCGGCTATATGCCGACCAATACGCTTGCGCTGGACAAGGATCATCTCGCTGGCTTCTACGACAAGCATCCGAACTGGTACACCAGCGTGCTGCAGACGCCGCGCGCGCGCCCGTGGTTCTCCTGGCCCGGTGATAACGGCGTTCAGATCGGTCAGGTCCTCCGCGACGAGATGACGGCCATCGCGCTCGGCTCCAAGGAACCGGAAGCCGCTCTCGCAGACATGGCTTCGCAGGTTCGTGCGCTTCTGCCGAAGACCAACTGA